In Pseudomonas lalkuanensis, the following are encoded in one genomic region:
- a CDS encoding DUF4198 domain-containing protein, giving the protein MRLDKRFLVTPILAALLTGNVQAHGLWTEQRRGNIEVIYGHGAEDDAFKAEKVSGAWAFDEQGRMIPVTVERLTDHARLKPLKAAATLAVALDNGPWSQTADKQWINLGQRQVPGAVASIHTWKYSLAFYQRGAQLPEIRRIRLAIVPEVDPLEVGPGKPLPVKVLLDGKPVAGIELIGDYRGEPDAVSAKTDAEGRAQVMVRNAGLNIIAAQVTLDTPNDPDVKQQGLFSSLTFLGAPHHE; this is encoded by the coding sequence ATGCGACTGGATAAGCGCTTCCTCGTCACCCCCATCCTCGCCGCCCTCCTCACCGGCAACGTGCAGGCCCATGGCCTGTGGACCGAACAACGACGCGGCAACATCGAGGTGATCTACGGCCATGGTGCCGAAGACGACGCCTTCAAGGCGGAGAAAGTCAGCGGCGCCTGGGCCTTCGACGAACAGGGCCGGATGATCCCGGTAACCGTCGAGCGCCTCACGGACCATGCCCGACTCAAACCCCTGAAAGCCGCGGCGACCCTGGCCGTAGCCCTGGACAACGGCCCCTGGTCGCAAACCGCCGACAAGCAGTGGATCAACCTGGGCCAAAGACAGGTACCCGGCGCGGTCGCCTCCATTCATACCTGGAAGTACAGCCTGGCCTTCTATCAGCGCGGCGCCCAATTGCCGGAGATCAGGCGCATTCGCCTGGCTATCGTGCCAGAAGTCGATCCCCTGGAAGTCGGGCCGGGCAAGCCGTTGCCGGTAAAGGTCCTGCTCGATGGCAAGCCGGTTGCCGGTATCGAGTTGATTGGCGACTATCGTGGCGAGCCTGATGCCGTCAGTGCGAAGACCGATGCCGAGGGCCGCGCTCAGGTCATGGTGCGCAATGCCGGACTGAACATCATCGCTGCCCAGGTGACCCTGGATACGCCGAACGATCCCGACGTCAAACAGCAAGGCCTGTTCAGTTCGTTGACCTTCCTCGGCGCGCCCCACCACGAGTAA
- the cysD gene encoding sulfate adenylyltransferase subunit CysD, producing the protein MLDKLTHLKQLEAESIHIIREVAAEFDNPVMLYSIGKDSAVMLHLARKAFFPGKLPFPVMHVDTRWKFQEMYQFRDKMVAEMGLDLITHVNPEGVAQGINPFTHGSAKHTDVMKTEGLKQALDKYGFDAAFGGARRDEEKSRAKERVYSFRDSKHRWDPKNQRPELWNVYNGKVKKGESIRVFPLSNWTELDIWQYIYLEQIPIVPLYFAAEREVIEKNGTLIMIDDERILEHLSDEEKARIEKRMVRFRTLGCYPLTGAVESTATTLPEIIQEMLLTRTSERQGRVIDHDAAGSMEEKKRQGYF; encoded by the coding sequence ATGCTCGATAAACTGACGCACCTGAAACAGCTGGAGGCGGAGAGCATCCACATCATTCGTGAAGTGGCCGCCGAATTCGACAACCCGGTGATGCTCTATTCCATCGGTAAAGACTCCGCCGTCATGCTGCACCTGGCGCGCAAGGCGTTCTTCCCTGGCAAGCTGCCCTTCCCGGTCATGCACGTCGACACCCGGTGGAAGTTCCAGGAGATGTACCAGTTCCGCGACAAGATGGTCGCCGAGATGGGCCTGGACCTGATCACTCACGTGAACCCGGAAGGCGTTGCACAGGGCATCAACCCCTTCACCCACGGCAGCGCGAAGCACACTGACGTGATGAAGACCGAGGGACTGAAGCAGGCGCTCGACAAGTACGGCTTCGATGCGGCCTTCGGCGGCGCTCGCCGCGACGAGGAGAAGTCCCGCGCCAAGGAGCGCGTGTATTCCTTCCGCGACAGCAAGCACCGCTGGGACCCGAAAAACCAGCGTCCCGAGCTGTGGAACGTCTACAACGGCAAGGTGAAGAAGGGCGAGTCGATCCGCGTCTTCCCGCTTTCCAACTGGACCGAGCTGGACATCTGGCAATACATCTATCTGGAACAGATCCCGATCGTCCCGCTGTACTTCGCCGCCGAGCGTGAAGTCATCGAGAAGAACGGTACGCTGATCATGATCGACGACGAGCGCATCCTCGAGCACCTCTCCGACGAAGAGAAAGCCCGCATCGAGAAGCGCATGGTGCGATTCCGCACCCTGGGCTGCTACCCGCTGACCGGCGCGGTGGAGTCCACGGCGACCACGTTGCCGGAAATCATCCAGGAAATGCTCCTGACCCGTACTTCCGAGCGCCAGGGCCGGGTCATCGACCACGACGCCGCCGGCTCGATGGAAGAGAAGAAACGTCAGGGCTATTTCTAA
- a CDS encoding TonB-dependent siderophore receptor codes for MPHRHLAPATGLLLSLLGEATAAETALPLLLDEIQIDSRRQESADGPVQGYRATRSASATRTDTDIRDIPQAISVIPAQVLDDLDTTRLDRALDFAGGVSRQNNFGGLTFLSYSIRGFTTGELYKNGFAINRGSYSSPDASGIERIEVLKGPAASLYGRGDPGGTVNIVTKKPQAETFSRFKASAGSWDRYRASLDVNAPLGGEDRLLSRINLATEDNGSFRDHIGNQRLVVSPSLSWQASPDTRLLLETEFVQHDSVFDRGIPAVNGEMGAVKRSTFLGEPDDGDIRNRNQMFQASLEHHLDETWKIRLANHYAQGHLQGDATEASRLIGNQVSRFYRQRDFEWNDSITQLELHGLFETGSWLHQTLAGLEYENYRNSQKYPQSLASLDYGQDIYNPVYGKPKPALVNPNDFFEQVESHALNLQDQIDFGGGWKGLIGARFEHFEQSAQNRTTSVRNDQHKDSLTLRSGLLYQLTPEIGLFANAATSVKPNTIGSQGTVFEPEKGLGKEAGLKLDLLEGRLGTTVALFHIDKENVLTADPNEPGQNIAAGRARSQGLDLQVSGQLTEALRIIGAYAYIDAEVTRDNVLPEGSRLLGIPKHSGSLLAVYEFQDGHLRGSDVGAAFNHVGDRSGQAGSQFELPAYSTVDLLAHYKASERVRVGLNINNLFDRKYYERSYNSVWVMPGEPRNFNLSLTLDL; via the coding sequence ATGCCTCACCGTCACCTTGCGCCCGCCACCGGACTGCTGTTGAGCCTCCTGGGTGAAGCCACTGCCGCCGAAACCGCCCTCCCGCTGCTGCTGGACGAGATCCAGATCGACAGCCGCCGCCAGGAAAGCGCCGACGGCCCGGTACAAGGCTATCGCGCCACCCGTTCGGCCAGCGCCACCCGTACCGATACCGATATCCGCGACATTCCCCAGGCTATCAGTGTGATTCCGGCACAGGTGCTGGATGACCTGGATACCACCCGCCTCGATCGCGCGCTGGATTTTGCCGGCGGCGTATCGCGACAGAACAACTTCGGCGGGTTGACCTTCCTCTCCTACAGCATTCGCGGCTTCACCACCGGCGAGCTGTACAAGAATGGCTTTGCCATCAATCGCGGCAGCTACAGCTCACCGGACGCTTCCGGCATCGAGCGCATCGAAGTGCTCAAGGGGCCTGCCGCCAGCCTTTACGGCCGTGGCGATCCGGGCGGCACGGTGAACATCGTCACCAAGAAGCCCCAGGCCGAAACCTTCTCCCGTTTCAAGGCCAGCGCGGGAAGCTGGGATCGCTATCGCGCCAGCCTGGATGTCAACGCTCCGCTCGGCGGGGAGGACAGGCTGCTTTCGCGCATCAACCTGGCAACGGAGGACAACGGCAGTTTCCGCGACCATATCGGCAATCAGCGCCTGGTCGTCAGCCCGTCGCTGAGCTGGCAAGCCAGCCCCGATACCCGCCTGCTGCTGGAAACCGAGTTCGTCCAGCACGACTCGGTGTTCGATCGCGGCATTCCCGCGGTCAACGGCGAAATGGGCGCAGTCAAGCGTTCCACCTTCCTTGGCGAGCCCGACGACGGCGATATCCGCAACCGCAACCAGATGTTCCAGGCCAGCCTCGAACACCATCTCGACGAGACATGGAAGATCCGCCTGGCCAACCACTACGCCCAGGGACACCTGCAAGGCGACGCCACGGAAGCGTCGCGGCTGATCGGCAATCAGGTCAGCCGCTTCTACCGGCAGCGTGACTTCGAGTGGAACGACAGCATTACCCAGCTGGAGCTGCATGGCCTGTTCGAGACTGGCAGCTGGCTGCACCAGACCCTCGCCGGACTGGAGTACGAGAACTACCGCAACAGCCAGAAATATCCACAGAGCCTCGCTTCCCTGGACTACGGGCAGGACATCTACAACCCGGTGTACGGCAAGCCGAAGCCGGCACTGGTCAATCCCAACGACTTCTTCGAGCAGGTGGAAAGCCACGCGCTGAACCTGCAGGATCAGATCGACTTCGGTGGCGGATGGAAGGGGCTGATCGGCGCGCGCTTCGAGCATTTCGAACAGTCCGCACAGAATCGCACCACCAGCGTCCGAAACGACCAGCACAAGGACAGCTTGACCCTGCGCAGCGGCCTGCTCTACCAACTGACACCGGAGATCGGCCTGTTCGCCAACGCGGCCACTTCGGTCAAACCCAACACCATTGGCAGCCAGGGCACCGTATTCGAACCCGAGAAAGGACTGGGCAAGGAAGCCGGTCTCAAGCTCGACCTGCTGGAAGGCCGTCTCGGGACCACGGTCGCACTCTTCCACATCGACAAGGAAAACGTGCTGACCGCAGACCCGAACGAGCCGGGGCAGAACATCGCCGCCGGCCGGGCACGAAGCCAGGGCCTGGATCTGCAGGTCAGCGGCCAGTTGACCGAAGCCCTGCGAATCATCGGCGCCTACGCCTACATCGACGCAGAAGTCACCAGGGACAACGTCCTCCCCGAAGGCAGCCGACTGCTTGGCATACCAAAGCACAGCGGCAGCCTGCTCGCCGTCTACGAATTCCAGGACGGGCACCTTCGCGGCTCGGATGTCGGTGCCGCCTTCAACCATGTCGGTGACCGCTCCGGGCAGGCCGGCAGCCAGTTCGAACTACCCGCTTACAGCACCGTCGACCTGCTCGCCCACTACAAGGCCAGCGAGCGGGTAAGGGTCGGCCTGAACATCAACAACCTCTTCGACCGCAAGTACTACGAACGCTCCTACAACAGCGTCTGGGTCATGCCGGGCGAGCCCCGCAACTTCAACCTCAGCCTCACCCTCGACCTCTGA
- the cysN gene encoding sulfate adenylyltransferase subunit CysN, translating to MSHQSDLISEDILAYLAQHERKELLRFLTCGNVDDGKSTLIGRLLHDSKMIYEDHLEAITRDSKKVGTTGDDVDLALLVDGLQAEREQGITIDVAYRYFSTAKRKFIIADTPGHEQYTRNMATGASTCDLAIILIDARYGVQTQTRRHSFIASLLGIKHIVVAVNKMDLMDFDQSVFEKIKADYLQFAERIKLAPSSIHFVPMSALKGDNVVNRSERAPWYDGKPLMEILETVEIAGDRNVSDMRFPVQYVNRPNLNFRGFAGTLASGIVRKGDEVVALPSGKGSRVKSIVTYEGELEQAGPGQAITLTLEDEIDVSRGDMLVHADNRPLITDGFEAMLVWMSEEPMLPGKKYDIKRATSYVPGSIPSITHKVDVNTLEETAGSSLQLNEIAKVKVSLDAPIALDGYEQNRTTGAFIVIDRLTNGTVGAGMIIADPQAGRNVDGHHGKQAHVSREERAARFGQQPATVLFSGLSGAGKSTLAYAVERKLFDMGRAVYVLDGQNLRHDLNKGLPQDRAGRTENWRRAAHVARQFNEAGLVTLAAFVAPDAEGREQAKALIGADRLITVYVQASPLACRERDPQGLYAAGHDNIPGESFPYDVPLDADLVIDTQSTNVDEGAKLVIDLLRERGAI from the coding sequence ATGAGCCATCAATCCGATCTGATCAGCGAGGACATCCTCGCCTACCTGGCCCAGCACGAACGCAAGGAACTGCTGCGCTTCCTCACCTGCGGCAACGTCGACGACGGCAAGAGCACCCTGATCGGGCGCCTGCTGCACGACTCCAAGATGATCTACGAAGACCATCTGGAGGCCATCACCCGCGATTCGAAGAAAGTCGGCACCACCGGTGACGACGTCGACCTCGCGCTGCTGGTGGATGGCCTGCAGGCCGAGCGCGAACAGGGCATCACCATTGACGTGGCGTACCGCTACTTCAGCACCGCCAAGCGCAAGTTCATCATCGCCGACACCCCCGGCCATGAGCAGTACACCCGCAATATGGCCACCGGCGCGTCCACCTGCGACCTGGCCATCATCCTGATCGACGCCCGCTACGGCGTGCAGACCCAGACCCGTCGTCACAGCTTCATTGCGTCCTTGCTGGGCATCAAGCACATCGTCGTCGCGGTCAACAAGATGGACCTGATGGACTTCGATCAGTCCGTCTTCGAGAAGATCAAGGCCGACTACCTGCAGTTCGCCGAGCGCATCAAGCTGGCTCCGTCGTCGATCCATTTCGTGCCCATGTCGGCGCTCAAGGGCGATAACGTGGTCAATCGCAGCGAGCGCGCGCCGTGGTACGACGGCAAGCCGCTGATGGAAATCCTCGAAACCGTGGAAATCGCCGGTGACCGCAACGTCTCCGACATGCGCTTCCCGGTGCAGTACGTGAACCGTCCGAACCTGAACTTCCGCGGCTTCGCGGGCACTCTGGCCAGCGGCATCGTGCGCAAGGGTGATGAAGTGGTGGCTCTGCCTTCGGGCAAGGGCAGTCGGGTCAAGTCCATCGTCACCTATGAAGGCGAACTGGAGCAGGCCGGTCCGGGCCAGGCCATCACCCTGACCCTGGAAGACGAAATCGACGTCTCCCGCGGGGACATGCTGGTGCATGCCGACAACCGCCCGCTGATCACCGATGGTTTCGAAGCCATGCTGGTGTGGATGTCCGAAGAGCCCATGCTCCCGGGCAAGAAGTACGACATCAAGCGCGCCACCAGCTATGTGCCGGGCTCGATTCCGAGCATCACCCACAAGGTGGATGTGAACACTCTCGAGGAAACCGCTGGAAGCAGCCTTCAGTTGAACGAGATCGCCAAGGTCAAGGTCAGCCTGGACGCGCCCATCGCCCTCGATGGCTACGAACAGAACCGCACCACTGGCGCCTTCATCGTCATCGATCGCCTGACCAATGGCACCGTTGGCGCCGGCATGATCATCGCCGACCCGCAGGCCGGTCGTAATGTCGATGGCCACCACGGCAAGCAGGCCCACGTGTCCCGCGAAGAGCGTGCCGCGCGCTTCGGCCAGCAGCCGGCCACCGTGCTGTTCAGCGGCCTTTCCGGCGCAGGCAAGAGCACCCTGGCTTACGCCGTGGAGCGCAAGCTGTTCGACATGGGCCGTGCCGTCTACGTGCTGGATGGCCAGAATCTGCGTCACGACCTGAACAAGGGCCTGCCGCAGGATCGCGCCGGACGTACCGAGAACTGGCGTCGTGCCGCTCACGTTGCGCGTCAGTTCAACGAGGCTGGCCTGGTCACCCTGGCGGCCTTCGTTGCACCGGATGCCGAAGGTCGCGAGCAGGCCAAGGCCCTCATCGGTGCCGATCGCCTGATCACCGTCTATGTCCAGGCGTCGCCGCTTGCTTGCCGCGAGCGCGATCCGCAGGGACTTTATGCCGCTGGCCACGACAACATCCCGGGTGAGTCCTTCCCCTACGATGTGCCGCTGGATGCGGATCTGGTGATCGACACCCAGTCCACCAACGTGGATGAGGGTGCGAAGCTGGTGATCGATCTGCTCCGCGAGCGCGGCGCGATCTAA
- the hisC gene encoding histidinol-phosphate transaminase, with protein MSKFWSPFVKDLVPYVPGEQPKLAKLVKLNTNENPYGPSPKAIAAMQAEVGDNLRLYPDPNSDRLKQAVADYYGVQTNQVFVGNGSDEVLAHAFHGLFQHGKPLLFPDVTYSFYPVYCGLYGIPFEALPLDEQFQIRVEDYLRPNGGIIFPNPNAPTGCLLALEAIERLLKANPDTVVVVDEAYIDFGGETAISLVDRYPNLLVTQTLSKSRSLAGLRVGLAVGHPDLIEALERIKNSFNSYPLDRMAIVGAAVAFEDKAYFEETCRKVIGSREQLVAELGKLGFEVLPSAANFVFARHPQKDAAGIAAGLREQGVIVRHFKQERIAQFLRITIGTPEQNQALLDALGSL; from the coding sequence CCCAAGCTGGCGAAGCTGGTCAAGCTGAACACCAACGAGAACCCCTATGGCCCGTCGCCCAAGGCGATCGCGGCCATGCAGGCGGAAGTCGGCGACAACCTGCGTCTCTACCCGGACCCCAACAGCGACCGCCTGAAGCAAGCGGTGGCCGACTACTACGGCGTGCAGACGAACCAGGTGTTCGTCGGCAATGGTTCGGACGAGGTCCTGGCCCACGCATTCCACGGGCTGTTCCAGCACGGCAAGCCGCTGCTGTTCCCGGACGTGACCTACAGCTTCTATCCGGTTTACTGCGGTCTCTACGGCATCCCTTTCGAGGCGCTGCCGCTGGACGAGCAGTTCCAGATCCGCGTCGAAGATTATCTGCGTCCCAATGGCGGCATCATCTTCCCCAATCCCAACGCGCCCACGGGCTGCCTGCTGGCGCTGGAGGCCATCGAGCGTCTGCTCAAGGCCAATCCGGATACGGTGGTGGTGGTGGATGAGGCCTACATCGACTTCGGGGGTGAAACCGCCATCAGTCTGGTGGACCGCTATCCGAACCTGCTGGTCACCCAGACGCTGTCCAAGTCCCGCTCCCTGGCGGGATTGCGTGTCGGCCTGGCAGTAGGGCATCCCGACCTCATCGAGGCGCTGGAGCGGATCAAGAACAGCTTCAACTCCTACCCGCTGGACCGCATGGCCATCGTTGGCGCCGCAGTTGCGTTCGAGGACAAGGCCTACTTCGAGGAAACCTGCCGCAAGGTGATCGGCAGCCGCGAGCAGTTGGTGGCCGAACTGGGCAAGCTGGGCTTCGAAGTACTGCCGTCGGCAGCCAACTTCGTCTTCGCCCGCCACCCGCAGAAGGACGCCGCCGGCATCGCCGCAGGGTTGCGTGAGCAGGGCGTGATCGTTCGTCACTTCAAGCAGGAGCGTATTGCCCAGTTCCTTCGCATCACCATCGGCACGCCGGAGCAGAACCAGGCACTGCTGGATGCCCTCGGCTCGCTCTGA
- a CDS encoding Nif3-like dinuclear metal center hexameric protein: MAIALNTLVEEADRYLNASRIQDYCPNGLQVEGRPQVSRIVTGVTASQALLDAAVEAEADVVLVHHGYFWKGENPCVVGMKQRRLKALLANDISLLAYHLPLDLHPEVGNNVQLARQLDIIVEGPLEPDNPRTVGLIGSLAEPMTARDFARRVREVLGREPLLVEGDRMISRIGWCTGGGQGYIDQAIAAGVDAYLTGEVSEQTVHSARENGVSFIAAGHHATERYGVQALGDYLAKRFAIEHLFIDCANPA; this comes from the coding sequence ATGGCCATTGCCCTGAACACTCTGGTGGAAGAAGCGGATCGCTATCTGAACGCTTCGCGCATCCAGGATTACTGCCCCAACGGCCTGCAGGTCGAGGGCCGTCCCCAGGTCAGCCGGATCGTCACTGGCGTCACCGCCAGCCAGGCGCTGCTGGACGCAGCGGTGGAGGCCGAGGCGGATGTGGTGCTGGTGCACCACGGATACTTCTGGAAGGGCGAGAACCCCTGTGTGGTGGGTATGAAGCAGCGCCGGCTGAAGGCCCTGCTTGCCAACGACATCAGCCTGCTGGCCTACCACCTGCCGCTGGACCTGCATCCGGAAGTGGGCAACAACGTCCAGTTGGCGCGTCAGCTGGACATCATCGTCGAAGGCCCGCTGGAGCCGGATAACCCCCGGACCGTCGGGCTGATCGGTTCCCTGGCCGAACCCATGACCGCCCGCGACTTCGCCCGCCGTGTACGCGAGGTGCTCGGGCGCGAGCCCCTGCTGGTGGAGGGTGATCGCATGATCAGCCGCATCGGCTGGTGCACCGGCGGCGGTCAGGGCTATATCGATCAGGCGATTGCTGCGGGTGTCGATGCCTATCTCACTGGCGAAGTCTCCGAACAGACCGTGCACAGTGCTCGGGAGAACGGTGTCAGCTTCATCGCCGCCGGCCACCATGCCACCGAGCGCTATGGTGTGCAGGCGCTGGGCGACTACCTGGCCAAGCGCTTCGCCATCGAGCACCTGTTCATCGACTGCGCCAATCCCGCCTGA
- a CDS encoding YhcB family protein yields the protein MEQSLTVWLLPAFALLAGIGIGFLIARLVPNAAPNRTQRQLDDLQERFDTYQSEVVTHFNTTASLVKKLTQSYQEVQEHLSEGASRLALDELTRQRLLAALHADEAASPRERLTPPKSNEAPKDYAPKAPDAPGTLDETFGLKGKY from the coding sequence GTGGAACAGTCGCTCACCGTCTGGTTGTTACCAGCCTTCGCCCTGCTCGCCGGTATCGGCATCGGTTTCCTGATCGCCCGCCTGGTGCCCAATGCGGCCCCGAACCGGACACAGCGCCAGCTGGATGATCTGCAGGAACGTTTCGATACCTACCAGAGCGAGGTGGTCACTCACTTCAACACCACCGCCAGCCTGGTGAAGAAGCTCACCCAGAGCTATCAGGAAGTGCAGGAACATCTGTCCGAAGGTGCCAGCCGCCTGGCCCTGGACGAGTTGACCCGCCAGCGCCTGCTGGCCGCCCTGCACGCCGACGAGGCCGCCAGCCCGCGCGAGCGCCTGACCCCGCCGAAGAGCAACGAAGCCCCCAAGGACTACGCGCCAAAAGCTCCGGACGCCCCCGGCACCCTGGACGAGACCTTCGGCCTGAAAGGCAAGTACTGA
- the mltB gene encoding lytic murein transglycosylase B has protein sequence MRRVAFALPLLVLISACSSKPAPVLQPVQKPKQPTLTSPSAHPTFGSVQPITPLRGDFAGNVSAQRFIDRMVSQHAFNRQHLQDLLAQTRELDWVIRLMDRQAPSYTPPSGPNGAWLRYRKKFITPGNVRNGVLFWDQYEADLQRAFRTYGVPPEIIVGIIGVETRWGRVMGKTRIIDALATLSFSYPRRAEFFSGELEQFLLQARNEGDDPLSLRGSYAGAMGYGQFMPSSFTRYAVDFDGNGQRDLWNPRDAIGSVANYFKQHGWVTGDTVAVRATGQARSLENGFATQYPISVLTAAGLRPQSSLGNHQSTSLLRLDMGNTYQYWYGLPNFYVITRYNHSTHYAMAVWELGKAVERQRHGSR, from the coding sequence ATGCGCCGAGTTGCCTTCGCCCTGCCTTTGCTCGTCCTGATCTCCGCATGCAGCAGCAAACCAGCTCCCGTCCTGCAACCGGTCCAGAAGCCAAAGCAACCGACACTCACCTCCCCCAGCGCCCACCCGACATTCGGCTCGGTGCAACCGATCACGCCGCTACGCGGCGACTTCGCCGGCAACGTCAGCGCCCAGCGCTTCATCGATCGCATGGTCAGCCAGCACGCCTTCAATCGCCAGCACCTGCAAGACCTGCTCGCCCAAACCCGCGAACTTGACTGGGTGATCCGCCTGATGGACCGCCAGGCGCCCTCCTATACACCGCCCAGCGGCCCCAACGGCGCCTGGCTACGCTACCGGAAGAAATTCATCACGCCGGGCAACGTGCGCAACGGCGTGCTGTTCTGGGACCAGTACGAAGCTGATCTGCAACGCGCCTTCCGCACCTATGGCGTACCGCCGGAAATCATTGTCGGCATCATCGGTGTGGAGACCCGTTGGGGACGCGTAATGGGCAAGACGCGGATCATCGACGCGCTGGCTACCCTTTCCTTCTCCTACCCTCGCCGCGCCGAGTTCTTCAGCGGTGAACTGGAGCAATTTCTTCTGCAAGCGCGTAATGAAGGTGACGACCCACTGTCGCTACGCGGCTCCTATGCCGGCGCGATGGGCTACGGACAGTTCATGCCCTCGTCCTTCACCAGATATGCCGTGGACTTCGATGGCAACGGACAACGGGACCTGTGGAACCCCCGCGATGCCATCGGCAGCGTGGCCAACTACTTCAAGCAGCATGGCTGGGTCACCGGCGACACCGTGGCCGTGCGCGCCACCGGCCAGGCGCGCTCGCTGGAAAACGGTTTCGCGACCCAGTATCCGATCAGTGTGCTGACTGCAGCCGGGCTCCGGCCGCAGAGCTCGTTGGGCAATCACCAAAGCACCAGTCTGCTGCGCCTGGACATGGGCAACACCTACCAGTACTGGTATGGCCTTCCGAACTTCTACGTGATCACCCGCTATAACCACAGCACACATTACGCCATGGCTGTGTGGGAACTGGGCAAGGCAGTAGAGAGGCAACGTCACGGTTCCCGATGA
- the algW gene encoding Do family serine endopeptidase AlgW, with translation MLKALRFLSWPLIVGVLVALLIIQQYPEWVGMPRQEVHLQEAPKFNFTRQGPDSYADAVTSASPAVANLYTTKMVTKPTHPLFEDPQFRRFFGDNLPRQRRMESSLGSAVIMSPEGYLLTNNHVTAGADQIVVALKDGRETLARLVGSDPETDLAVLKIDLKDLPPITLGRSDNIRIGDVALAIGNPFGVGQTVTMGIISATGRNQLGLNTYEDFIQTDAAINPGNSGGALVDASGNLIGINTAIFSKSGGSQGIGFAIPVKLALEVMKAIIEHGQVIRGWLGIEVQPLTPELAESFGLEGRPGIVVAGIYRDSPAQRATLQPGDIILSIDGEPAGDGRRSMNQVARTRPGEKVSIQVMRNGQELELTAEVGVRPPPSSNGGS, from the coding sequence ATGCTCAAGGCCCTGCGATTTCTCAGCTGGCCCCTGATTGTCGGCGTGCTCGTGGCACTGCTGATCATCCAGCAATATCCGGAATGGGTCGGCATGCCCCGCCAGGAAGTACATCTGCAGGAAGCCCCCAAGTTCAACTTCACGCGCCAGGGCCCGGACTCCTATGCCGACGCCGTGACCAGTGCATCGCCGGCCGTGGCCAACCTCTACACCACCAAGATGGTGACCAAGCCGACTCACCCTCTGTTCGAGGACCCGCAGTTCCGCCGCTTCTTCGGCGACAACCTGCCCCGCCAGCGGCGCATGGAATCCAGCCTGGGTTCAGCGGTGATCATGAGCCCGGAAGGCTACCTGCTGACCAACAACCATGTGACCGCCGGCGCCGACCAGATCGTGGTCGCCCTCAAGGACGGACGCGAAACCCTGGCGCGCCTGGTAGGCAGCGACCCGGAGACCGACCTGGCGGTGCTGAAGATCGACCTCAAGGACCTGCCGCCCATCACCCTCGGCCGCTCGGACAACATCCGCATAGGCGATGTCGCGCTCGCCATCGGCAACCCCTTCGGCGTGGGCCAGACCGTGACCATGGGCATCATCAGCGCCACCGGCCGCAACCAACTGGGCCTGAACACCTACGAAGACTTCATCCAGACCGACGCCGCGATCAACCCCGGCAACTCCGGCGGCGCCCTGGTCGACGCCAGTGGCAACCTGATCGGCATCAACACCGCGATCTTCTCCAAGTCCGGCGGCTCCCAGGGCATCGGCTTCGCCATCCCGGTCAAACTGGCCCTGGAGGTGATGAAGGCCATCATCGAGCACGGCCAGGTGATTCGCGGCTGGCTCGGGATCGAAGTCCAGCCACTGACCCCGGAACTGGCCGAGTCCTTCGGCCTTGAAGGCCGCCCCGGCATCGTGGTGGCCGGCATCTACCGCGACAGCCCGGCCCAGCGCGCCACCCTGCAGCCCGGCGACATCATTCTCAGCATCGATGGCGAACCGGCTGGCGATGGCCGCCGCTCGATGAACCAGGTGGCCCGTACGCGCCCGGGCGAGAAGGTCAGCATCCAGGTGATGCGCAACGGCCAGGAACTGGAACTGACCGCCGAAGTCGGCGTCCGCCCGCCACCGAGCAGCAACGGCGGCAGCTGA